The following are encoded in a window of Primulina eburnea isolate SZY01 chromosome 4, ASM2296580v1, whole genome shotgun sequence genomic DNA:
- the LOC140830171 gene encoding uncharacterized protein: protein MSKKRKLQEFETLKLTEECSAILQKKLPQKSKDPVSLNIPCFIGGSKCSKDLCDLGASINLMSFYIYRELELGEVKPTTVTLQIADRSLTYPRGIVEDVLVKMDKFIFPTDFMILDMEEDHDTPLIFGRPFLDTGRALIDVHKGEFTLRVGGEAVIFNIYHAMKGSNEVSTCKSIDVIYSCISLECAGTRDPLESCLIGAAGTVYEDNWEVKDQLVALEALLRKRRKDAPNEELNVNEKIEVKPSSLT, encoded by the coding sequence atgtctaagAAGAGGAAGCTGCAGGAGTTTGAGACTTTGAAACTGACAGAAGAATGTAGCGCCATACTGCAAAAGAAGCTACCACAGAAATCAAAAGATCCAGTGAGTCTTAATATTCCTTgttttattggtggttctaaatGTAGTAAAGATTTATGTGATTTGGGAGCAAGTATTAATTTAATGTCATTTTATATTTACAGGGAACTGGAGCTTGGAGAGGTCAAACCAACCACTGTCACCTTACAAATTGCAGACAGAAGTCTCACGTATCCACGTGGGATCGTTGAGGATGTACTGGTAAAAatggataaatttatttttcctactGACTTTAtgattttagatatggaagaggatCATGATACTCCATTAATATTTGGGAGACCATTCTTGGATACTGGTAGGGCATTGATAGATGTGCATAAGGGTGAATTCACCCTGAGAGTTGGCGGAGAAGCAGTCATTTTTAATATCTATCACGCCATGAAGGGATCAAATGAGGTAAGCACTTGTAAAAGCATTGATGTTATATACTCATGTATTTCTCTTGAATGTGCAGGAACTAGGGATCCTTTAGAGAGCTGTTTGATAGGTGCTGCAGGAACTGTTTATGAAGATAATTGGGAAGTGAAAGACCAACTGGTGGCTCTTGAAGCACTGCTGAGAAAAAGGAGAAAAGATGCACCGAATGAGGAGTTGAATGTAAATGAGAAAATTGAAGTAAAACCATCTTCCCTGACTTGA
- the LOC140830938 gene encoding methylsterol monooxygenase 2-2 yields MASIVESAWTYLITHFNDFQLACLGSFFLHESVFFLSGLPFIFFERAGWLSKYKIQTKNNTPAAQEKCITKLLLYHFCVNLPVMILSYPVFRFMGMRSSLPLPSWKVISTQILFYFILEDFVFYWGHRILHTKWLYKHVHSVHHEYATPFGLTSEYAHPAEILFLGFATIVGPAITGPHLITLWLWMVLRVLETVEAHCGYHFPWSLSNFLPLYGGADFHDYHHRLLYTKSGNYSSTFVYMDWIFGTDKGYRKLKALKSDREEADLKET; encoded by the exons ATGGCTTCAATCGTCGAGTCTGCTTGGACG TATCTCATTACTCATTTTAATGACTTTCAACTGGCGTGCCTCGGAAGTTTCTTTCTACATGAAAGTGTCTTTTTCTTGTCTGGACTTCCATTCATATTTTTTGAAAGAGCTGGATGGCTCAGCAAGTACAAAATTCAG ACTAAAAATAATACCCCTGCAGCTCAGGAGAAATGTATCACTAAGCTATTGCTGTATCATTTTTGTGTCAATCTACCTGTTATGATCCTATCCTATCCTGTCTTCAGATTCATGGGGATGCGAAGCTCATTACCACTTCCCTCCTG GAAAGTTATCTCAACTCAGATATTGTTCTACTTCATCCTAGAGGATTTTGTTTTCTACTGGGGACACAGGATTTTACATACAAAATGGCTTTACAAGCATGTCCACAGTGTTCATCATGA ATATGCGACCCCATTCGGATTGACTTCTGAATATGCTCACCCGGCTGAGATTTTGTTTCTTGGGTTTGCAACAATTGTTGGTCCTGCCATAACTGGTCCTCATCTGATTACACTCTGGTTATGGATGGTGCTAAGAGTCCTTGAGACGGTTGAGGCGCATTGTGGGTACCATTTCCCATGGAGTCTCTCTAACTTCTTGCCTTTGTATGGGGG TGCCGATTTTCATGACTATCACCACCGACTACTGTACACTAAGAGCGGCAACTATTCATCAACTTTTGTTTACATGGACTG GATATTCGGTACCGACAAAGGTTACAGAAAACTAAAGGCTCTTAAGAGTGACAGAGAGGAGGCTGACCTAAAGGAAACATAA